CCGGCCCGGCGTGACGAAGGCGTTCAGGCTGTCTTTGTTGACCAGGTGGATCTTGATCGAGCGCGGCTGCAGTCCCGCGGCCTCGAAGATCGAATCGGAGTAGGCCCGCAGGGTGTGCTCGATCTCGGCGTCGCGGATGAGCGGCAGCCCGCCCTGCTGCGCTTGCGCCCGCCCGGGTGCCAGCGGCAGCAGCATCGCCACGGCGAGCGTCACCGTGGCCGCGAGGACGGCGAAACGGGATCTGATCTTGCGCACGACTGTGCCTCTGTGCTTCACCGCTGCAAGCTAGGCGGCTCGCCCATTCGTTTCAATCGAAGCCGGGGGCTCATGGTGCGCCGGACAACGATGCTGCGCGCCGCGGTCGCACTCGCGGCCGCGACGGGACTGGCTGCGTGCCAGTCCGAGCCGCGCGGGCCTCAGACCGAGCCCGAAACCCTCGAAGCCAACCGCGTGTCCGGGTTCGCCGGGCTGAGCGCCGCGCAGGCGCCCGCCGTGGCGGAAACCGGCCGCGCCATCCTGGCGCGCAACGGCACGGTCGCCGACGCCGCGGTGGCGATGGCCTTCACCGCCTCGGTCACGGTGCCATCCCGCGCCGGGCTGGGCGGCGGCGGTGTGTGCATGATCCACCGCCGCAAGGCCGGGACCACCACGGTGCTGACGTTCCCGCCCGGCCGCGGCGGCGACGGCGCGGCGGCGCCCGCCCTGGTGCGCGGCATGGCGGTGCTGCACGACGCGCACGGCCGCAGCTCTTGGGGGGCGTTGGTCAGGCCCGCCCGTCGGCTGGCGCGCGACGGCTTCCAGGTCAGCCGGGTGCTGGCGAACGATTTCGACGCGGCCGGCGAGCGGTTGAGCGAGCACGCGCGCCGGGCGTTTGCGCGTTGGGACCGCCGCCTGCCGAGCGCGGGCGATCGGATCACGCAGCCGGGGCTGGCCGCGACGCTCAACGGTCTGCGCGAGCAGGGGCCCGGTTATGCCTACACGACTCCTTTCGTGCCGCGCTTCCTTCAAGCCGCGGCGGACACCGGATACGATCTGAACGCTGGCGCGCTGCGCGGCGTGCGCACGCACACGGCGGACACCCTGGTGCTGACCGTGGGTGAGCGCCGCCTGCATCTGCCGCCCCCGCCGGCGCTCGGTGGCCTCGCGGCGGCCCAGACGCTGCGGCTCATGGACGCCACCGCGGGCTTGGGCGCGACCACGGGGGCCGACCGCGCCCACGCGGTCATCGAGGCACTCAAGCGCACCTGGTCGCAGCAGCGCCTGTGGACCGAGAGCACGGGCGTCGAGCCGGGGGCTTTCCTGTCCGACGCCCGCATCCGGGCACTGACGCGCGGCTGGTCCAGCCAGACACCCACACCGGCCGGCGATCTCGCGCCCGCGCCGATGGACGCGGACCGCGTGCCGCCCGGGACCGGCTTCGTCGTGGCGGACCGCTTCGGCAACGTCGTCACCTGCGGGCTGACGATGAACGGCCTGTTCGGCACCGGCGATCTGGCGCAGGGCACGGGCATCCTGCTGGCGTCGGCCGGCGACGAGGAGACCAGCCTGGGCGGCCTCGTCCCGGCACTGTTCACGACCGCGGACGGCTCGCGCGCCACCGGCGGCCTGGTGGCGGCCGACGGCGGCACCGCGCCGGGCACGCTGGCGCAGGTGCTGGACCGCTTGGCGGGCGGCGCCAAGATCGCCGACGCCGTGGCCACGCCGCGCGTCCATCATCCGGGCCAACCCGATGCGGCGCGCGTGGCGCGGGCGATGCCGTGGCAGGAAATGCAGGATTTGCGCGAGATGGGCCACGACGTGCGCATCCGCGACCATTTGGGCACGATTTCCGCCGTGGTCTGCCCGGCCTCGGGCGACGGCGCCATGGCGTCCTGTCGGGCGGCCAGCGACGCGCGCGGCAGCGGCGTGGCGCTGCGGGCGGAGTAGCGCGTTCCGGTCCGGCCCGCCCGCTCGGGGTGTCGCGGTGAACGGGGCTTCCGGTTAGACTGCTCACGTGCGGGCATGGTGGCGCGCGCCGCCACGGCCCGGGTTCGCCGAGCGGCTGCTGGTGTGGGAGGCGCCGCGCATGGGTCAGGGCGTCGACCCGCTCGCCCCCGCCGAGGCCGTCCACTGGGACGGCCGCTCGTTTCACTGGGCGGCCCGCGTCATGCCGGCGGCCACGGCGCGCGACGCCGCCGCGCTCTACGCCTTCTGCCGGCGCATCGACGATCTGGGCGACACCACCGACCCGGCAACGGCCGGGCCCACGCTGGACGCCGTGCTGGCCGCGCTTTCCGGCGGGCTGGCGCCCGATCCCGAAACGGAACGCTTCCTCCAGTTGGCGCAGCGGCGGGGCGTGTCGCTGGACGCGGCGCGGACGCTTGTCCGCACGGTGCGCGGCGACCTGGAGGCGCCGCGGTTTGCCTGTCCCGACGCCTTGATCCGCTACGCGCACGGGGTTGCCGGCACGGTGGGCGTGATGATGTGCCCGCTGCTGGGCGTGCGCGACCGGCGGGCATGGCCGTTCGCGGTGGACCTCGGCATCGCCATGCAGCTCACCAACATCGCGCGCGACGTGGGCGAGGACGCCGCCAAGGGCCGGCGCTACCTGCCGGCGGCGTGGCTCGGGCGTTCGGTGCCGCCGGCCGAGCTGCTCGCGCCGGACAGGGAGGTGGATGCGCGCGTGCGCCAGGCGCTGGCCGCGAACCTGGATCTGGCCGAGCGCTACTACGCCAGCGCGGGGCGCGGCATGCGCTTCATCCCGGCGCGCACGCGGCTGGCGATGCTGGCGGCGCGGCACGTCTACGCCGCGATCGGGCCGCGGGTCCGCGCGACGCACGATTGGCGCCAGCGCGTGAGCCTGCCGCCGGGGCGCAAGGCGCTGTGCTCGCTGGCGGCGGTGGCGGCGTTCGCGCGGCCGGGAAGCTGGGCCGTGGGCCCGCCGCCCGCGCACGATCCCGAATTGCACCGTGCCATCGCCGGCCGCGTGGGCGCCGATCCCACGGCGTGAGCCTCACCACGTCAGCACGATCGCGGCGACGCCGGCGCGCGTCGTCAGCGTCACCAGCGCGCCCAGCAGCAGGACCGCCAGGGAGACGGGCCGCAGCACCACGCGCGCCAGCCACTCGCGCACGGGCAGGAAGCGGGCCGGGGCGGTTCGGCCGCGCAGGCGTTCCAGCTCCTTGCGGGCGCGGCGGGGCGAGACGGCGAACCACTCGGAATTGGGCATGCGCCTGGGAGCGAGGCGGTGGTGCAGCGCCGTTTCCAGCCCGCGCCAGTCGCGCGTGTGCGCGGCGTGGTGGAGGCGGAAGGGCTCGGGCAGCGCGGCCGTGCTCAGCTCCGCGACGCGACGTTCGGGCGTGCGCGCCGTGCCGCCGATCTTCACCGCGCGCCCCATGCGCGGATGGCTGATGATGTAGACCCATCCACCTGCCGCCACGCGTGTTCAACTCCCCGTTCGCTTGCTGCGCAACCACTGGGCAAATCCTGCCCATAATTTCGCGCATCGCGGAGTCGCCGGCAAGGCCGAACCGGCGGAAACCGGCGGCACACGGGGATTCAGGCCAGGTGAAGGGGGGTCCGGGGCACCGCTTGTCCGGCGCAGCGGACGGACGGGATGGGGCCGTGCCCGCGCGAGGACGCGCTCAGGCCTCCGAATCAGGCTCCGCGCCCTCGCCGCCGGTGTAGAGCACGTAGGCCGCGGCCTGGAGCGCCGTGCGCACGGCCTCGGTGTCGTCCTCGGCGGCGAGCAGGCCGTCGGTCGCGGCCTCGACCAGCTCCTGGTCGGGGTCGAGCAGGCGCGCGAGCTGGGTTTCCGCCGCCTCCGCGCGCTCGCTTTCCAGCTGCGTGCGGCCCTGGGCGTCGGCGATGTCGTGGATGAGGTCGTCGCGCTCGCGCTGAAGCTGACGGATGGCCGCGATCAACCGCGGCACAGCCTCGGCGTCGGGCTGGGCTTCCAGCGCGGCGAGCGTGGCGTCGTCGATCTCGGCCATGGCGGTGCCTCCGGGCGGTGATGTCCGCCAACCCATGCCCGAGCCCGCGCGCGGCTGCAAGGTGGGAACGCGGCGCTACGACTCTTCGCGCCCCTGATCGGGGATGTAGACGCGTTTGAGCGGGATCAGCGCCTTGTAGTGCATGTCGAAGCGGTCGTAGTGCTCCAGGATCAGGTTGATCAACTCCTGGCCGTCGATCAGGCGCAGGTTGTTCTTGTTGTGGGCGAAGGCCTTGGCTTGGCTGGTGTAGCTGCCCATGGAGACGAAGAGGCCGTATTCATCCTGGTCCACCTGGCCGTAGAGTGCGGAGACGTCGTGGTTGCCGACGTTCTGCTCGCTGCTCTTCACCTGCACCTTGATGATGGGCGGCTCGAAGCCCAGCGCGTCCTTGTGCGCCACGATGTCGACGCCGCGATCGGGGCCGGGCGGGGCGACGCGCGCCCGGTAGCCCATGCATTCCAGCAGATGACCGACGAGCGCCGCGAGGCCGTGGCCCTTCGCGTGCGTCGTCAGCGTCTTCACGATGTGGTCGCGCGTCGTCTCCTCGATCTGGTGGACGACCTGGCCGATCGTGCCGCCGTCGTCGTCCTCCACCACCGGCGGGACTTCGCCGCGCAGCGCGTTCAGGAATTCCTCGGCGAAGTTCTTCACCTGGAAGAGCGTGAGCGCGGAGCCGATCTCGTACAACGCGCCCTGGCTGAAGTGGGTGCGTGGCAGGGTCTGCTTCCAGCTCACCCGGCGCCGGTTGGGATTGTGTGACTCCCGTTCGGGGGCGTGTTCGTACTCGCCCTCGACGAGGCCGATGTTCACCTGGCGGTCGTGCTTGGACGGGTGGATGACGACGTCGCCCACCTTCATCTCGTGCACGAAGCGGTAGAGCACGCCCGCCTGGACCGGCAGCGCGCCCGCCTTGGCGTCCGGGTAGGTGCGCTGCATGGCCGCCTTGAAGGCGGCGCGCGAGGCCTTGAGCGCCGAGAGGTCCCCGACCTCCGGCCAGCCGATGGCGATCACGCCCTCTTTGCGGAAGAGATCCTGGGCATCCACCCCCGGATTGGCGTGAATGCCCCAGACCGTCGTTTTGGTGGACATGCGCGGAGCCTCGCCGACGTTCGATCCGACGATGAGGAATGAAGCCCACGCCGCCTGGATGCAACCGGAGCGCACAAACGCGCCGAACTGCACAGCCGCCGATCAGCCGAACGAGGTGTCGCCGCCGTAGGAAGTGGTGTGCCGGTGCGCGTGGGGCTGCCCCGGCCCGTTCGCGCTCCGTACCCCAAGCCCTCTCCTTCAGGAGAGGGCCGGCAGCCGCATGGGCGGCTGCCGGGGTGAGGCGGTGACGGTTCGGCTGCGAGGCCATTTGATGAAAGTTGCCGCCGCCGGCGCCGCACGTCCTTGCTGTTTGGCGCGCTGGGACCGGCACTGCCTCATCCCGATGACGCTGGCGCGTCATCGACCTTGCGCGCCTGGGGCTCGCGAGGCGAGCAAAGCTCCCCTGTCCGCCTGAAGGGAAGGTTCGGATGGGCGAAACGAGCTGCCCCGTCCTGCGTGAAGCCGGATGGCACGGGAGCCGCCCCTACGCGTCATTGCCCGGCGCCGACCGGGCAATCCCGCCCAGCTCGGATACCCCCGAGATCGCGGGGCGCTCGCGCTGGGTGAGATCACCGGCTCGGGGGCCGGTGATGACGAGGGCGGGTAACAGCGTGGTGGCTACGCGGTCCCCACCCGTCATTTCCTGGCTGTCCGGGCAATCCGGGCGTCGGTTGGCGGCTTGCCGCTGCGCGGCGGCGCCGAAGGCGGGCCACCGGCCTAGCCGCCCTACGCTGGCCATCGTTTGCCGCACCGTTGAAATTATGATGACAACCGAATGCCCATCCTATCCTGGTCTATATCATCGATACCATCTAATTTGCACTCTCGAAAAATGTTCCGGTCACCATGACACTCCTCAAACTCAGAATCAGACAAATTAGAGTAATAAAATTCGGATTTATAGAATTTAGATTCTCTAAATGATGCCCCCCGAAAACTGGACCTTTGTATTCCCGTTTTATGAAAATTGCAATTTTGCATACGGGCGGCGTCAAAATTTATATCTAAAAAGATCGTTCTATCTATTTCCGCATAGTTGAATGTTGCCCCAATCGTATCCCAGTCACGGAATTTGCAATCCATGAATAATGCGTTGTCGAAGCAGGGGTTCATCTGGTTACCGCCTGTGAACAAGCACCTATCAAAATCTACGTTGTGTTCCAGCATCATCCTTGAAAAATCACAATCTTCAAAATAGCAATTACTATAACTTGATGACCACTGGTGAGACTTATGAAAGTAAGATTTCAAAATTCTAGTATTGGATAAATTCGTCAAGGGTCCTATATGAGTAAAAGTAAAGTCGCATTGTTCTATATATACGTCATCAATTCTGCAATTTTGAAAATAAGATTCTCTGAAAGAAGATCGAAACAACGTTGTTTGTTCAAAACGAACGTTGGAAAATGTTGCCTTTGAAAGATTCAGATTTTGGAGTGTTATATATCTAAGATCAACTTCCGGCATCAAATCTAAAAGGAGTAATCGTGTGGATCTCGGGAACAATGCGTCGGAGGTCGGTGCCTTGCGCAGGAATAAAAAGTCGGCAATCGATTGTATCTCGGTATCCAGTTTGGTCTGTTCTGTGTCAGGCTTATCCATTCGGTGATTTGCGAGTTCTCGCATCTGTACCCTGAGAACACGGTGGACTTCGTGCAAATCACGTTCGCTGTCGATAGCTACCCGTTGCATCAAGGCATAACCGGCTAAACGGGAAGCTGAGTCTTCTTGCTTTATAAGTTCTGCTGCACTTGTGAACTGGTTTATAAGGTCATTTCGCGTGGAGGTTTGCGCTTGTTCCGCTGCAGCTTCTGATTGGATGTTTGCAACTTTGAGCCGTTTGTACGCGAAACCAAGACCGATGGCGCCGGCCACAATCAAGAAGATATTGCGCAGTTGGCGCGGAGAGGCGCAAGTCAACGTGCATTCGTATAACTGGTACAGACTGTTTTCAGGCATTGCGCTTCACCTGGGGCGCTGCCCGCTCCCGGTTGAGGGTCATGAGGCGGGTGAGGGCGTCTTCGTCGGGGATGTCGTGGGGCCAGCCGTAGGCGGCGGCGACGGCGGCGTCGAGGTCCGCGTGGGCGTCGGCGAGCCATTGGGGGCGGTCGTTGTAGAGTTTGGTGAGGGTGCGTTTCTTCAGCTCCTTCGCCGCCTTGTCGCTGACGGGCACGAGGCGGTCGGGGTAGCCGGGGACGACCTCGGGCTCGCGGCGGACGAGGTCGGGCGGGTTGAGCCAGTTCTCCCGCAGCTGGTTGAGACGGCGCGCGGCCTCGCCGATGGCGCGCGCCAGCGGGTTCGCGGCCTCGTCCACCGGCAGGTCCGGCGGCGTCAGGCCGGGCGGGAAGGGGAAGGTTTCGAAGGTCGTGCCGATGGTGTAGCGCGAGTCATTTCCTACGCCGTGCCATGATCCAAGACCAAGCGCCCAGCGTTTGTGAAAGCGTGATTCAAGAATACCAAATGTTACGTCGTTGTCCTGTGCGATAACCTGAAGTTTATGATCCGGCAATACGGATGAATCAATCCAGACAAAGAACCGATGCTTAGACACCTCGGGCGTTGCTATGTACCGACTTAAATGCTGAAGCGAGCGCCGGAGGCCGGGGCGTGGTTCAACGTGGCGCCACCAGTAGTCCCGATAGGCCTTGCGTTTGTTTTGTTGGCGTACTGGCAGGACATGCTTTTGAATGTATGCGAACGGGGCTTCGTAAAGGCTGGCTTCGCGCTCGCTCATCGTGGTGCCGAAGTCGACAATCCATTTGTCGCCAGGGCGGTCGGCCACATCGCGGCCGTTCATCCACGGGCGCACAACGTCGCTGTTCGGGCGCCCGTTCGGGTTGGTCGGGGCTTCTAGCCATTCGCGGGCTTGGTCGCCGGAGATGTCGAACGGCCCTCCCTTGGTGTCGCCCATGAACGCCGTGTTCGCATTCTCCGGCAGCCGTGCGGCCTGGGTCACGTCCACGGCGCCGGCGGAGAGGTCGGCGTGGATCGCGTCCACGGGCGCGCCGTCGAGGTGGGGCGTGTGGCGCTCGTCGCGCGCGGCGAAGCAGACGATGGCGACGCGCACGGCCGCGCCCTCGACCACCCAGGGCTCGTCGTCCCACGCCTCGTAGATGGCGCCCGCGCCCGCGATGGGCTGGAGAACGCGGCGGTTGGCGCCGCCGCGAATGCTGTTCGTCGCCACCAGCCCGGCGCGGCGCAGCGTGCCGGCGGCCACCAAATCCCATGCCTTGGCGAACCAGTAGGTGACGAGGTCGGCCTCCGCCGGCACGCGGTCGCGGTAGCGGCGGAACAGGCCCTCGACGTAGGCGTCGCCCAGATAGTCGCGCAGCCGCTTGCCCCCCAGAAACGGCGGGTTGCCGATCACCACGTCCGCCTCGGGCCACGTGGGCTCGCTGCCGTCCGGGTTCAGCACGGCGTCGCGGCATTCGATGGTGTCCAGCGGCTTGAGGATGGGCCGGCGCGAGACGTTGTAGTTGTGGCGCAGCATCCACTGGATTTCGCCGATCCAGATGGTCACGCGCGCCAGCTCGGCGGCATAGAGGTTGTGCTCCACCCCCTTCACGGCGTGCGGGCCGACGCCCGGCAGCTCCGCCTGGAGCCCGAGCGCCTCGGCGTCCAGCGTGGCGCGGTGCTCGATGTCCTTGAGCGCCTGGAGCGCCAGGTACAGGAAGTTGCCCGAGCCGCACGCGGGGTCGAGCACGCGGAAGGCGCGCAGCCGCTCCAGAAAGTCGCTGTAGAGCGCCTGCGCCCGGTCGCGCTTCTTGGTGCGCGTCTGCTTCTGCTTCGACCGCTCGGCCGCGTCCAGCAGGCCCTCGATCTCGCCGCGCACGCGCTGCCAGTCGTCTCGCCAGGGGCGGGCGACCACCGGCTCCACGATGAGCATGATCTTGTGGTGGTCGGTGTAGTGGGCGCCGAG
This Limimonas halophila DNA region includes the following protein-coding sequences:
- a CDS encoding pentapeptide repeat-containing protein — its product is MPENSLYQLYECTLTCASPRQLRNIFLIVAGAIGLGFAYKRLKVANIQSEAAAEQAQTSTRNDLINQFTSAAELIKQEDSASRLAGYALMQRVAIDSERDLHEVHRVLRVQMRELANHRMDKPDTEQTKLDTEIQSIADFLFLRKAPTSDALFPRSTRLLLLDLMPEVDLRYITLQNLNLSKATFSNVRFEQTTLFRSSFRESYFQNCRIDDVYIEQCDFTFTHIGPLTNLSNTRILKSYFHKSHQWSSSYSNCYFEDCDFSRMMLEHNVDFDRCLFTGGNQMNPCFDNALFMDCKFRDWDTIGATFNYAEIDRTIFLDINFDAARMQNCNFHKTGIQRSSFRGASFRESKFYKSEFYYSNLSDSEFEECHGDRNIFRECKLDGIDDIDQDRMGIRLSS
- a CDS encoding restriction endonuclease; translation: MSTKTTVWGIHANPGVDAQDLFRKEGVIAIGWPEVGDLSALKASRAAFKAAMQRTYPDAKAGALPVQAGVLYRFVHEMKVGDVVIHPSKHDRQVNIGLVEGEYEHAPERESHNPNRRRVSWKQTLPRTHFSQGALYEIGSALTLFQVKNFAEEFLNALRGEVPPVVEDDDGGTIGQVVHQIEETTRDHIVKTLTTHAKGHGLAALVGHLLECMGYRARVAPPGPDRGVDIVAHKDALGFEPPIIKVQVKSSEQNVGNHDVSALYGQVDQDEYGLFVSMGSYTSQAKAFAHNKNNLRLIDGQELINLILEHYDRFDMHYKALIPLKRVYIPDQGREES
- a CDS encoding gamma-glutamyltransferase, translated to MLRAAVALAAATGLAACQSEPRGPQTEPETLEANRVSGFAGLSAAQAPAVAETGRAILARNGTVADAAVAMAFTASVTVPSRAGLGGGGVCMIHRRKAGTTTVLTFPPGRGGDGAAAPALVRGMAVLHDAHGRSSWGALVRPARRLARDGFQVSRVLANDFDAAGERLSEHARRAFARWDRRLPSAGDRITQPGLAATLNGLREQGPGYAYTTPFVPRFLQAAADTGYDLNAGALRGVRTHTADTLVLTVGERRLHLPPPPALGGLAAAQTLRLMDATAGLGATTGADRAHAVIEALKRTWSQQRLWTESTGVEPGAFLSDARIRALTRGWSSQTPTPAGDLAPAPMDADRVPPGTGFVVADRFGNVVTCGLTMNGLFGTGDLAQGTGILLASAGDEETSLGGLVPALFTTADGSRATGGLVAADGGTAPGTLAQVLDRLAGGAKIADAVATPRVHHPGQPDAARVARAMPWQEMQDLREMGHDVRIRDHLGTISAVVCPASGDGAMASCRAASDARGSGVALRAE
- a CDS encoding GIY-YIG nuclease family protein, whose translation is MAAGGWVYIISHPRMGRAVKIGGTARTPERRVAELSTAALPEPFRLHHAAHTRDWRGLETALHHRLAPRRMPNSEWFAVSPRRARKELERLRGRTAPARFLPVREWLARVVLRPVSLAVLLLGALVTLTTRAGVAAIVLTW
- a CDS encoding phytoene/squalene synthase family protein, coding for MGQGVDPLAPAEAVHWDGRSFHWAARVMPAATARDAAALYAFCRRIDDLGDTTDPATAGPTLDAVLAALSGGLAPDPETERFLQLAQRRGVSLDAARTLVRTVRGDLEAPRFACPDALIRYAHGVAGTVGVMMCPLLGVRDRRAWPFAVDLGIAMQLTNIARDVGEDAAKGRRYLPAAWLGRSVPPAELLAPDREVDARVRQALAANLDLAERYYASAGRGMRFIPARTRLAMLAARHVYAAIGPRVRATHDWRQRVSLPPGRKALCSLAAVAAFARPGSWAVGPPPAHDPELHRAIAGRVGADPTA
- a CDS encoding class I SAM-dependent DNA methyltransferase, encoding MTPEHFIAKWQDASLRENQAAHQQFLDLCELLEEPKPADADPDGTWYCFERGARKSSGGRGWADVWKRGHFAWEYKSPGKDLRAAFGQLQQYALALENPPLLVVSDLERFCIHTNWTNTVSEVHEIALTDLRDAKVRRKLKHVFSDPDKLRPDKTRSQLTEEIAGEFAILATNLRDRGHDGQTVAHFVNRLVFCMFAEDIGLLPGEMFTRMLGASLTDPEGFQANAEALFAAMKDGGRVGFERVDWFNGGLFDDDTALPLRKREIEAALRAAKQDWSQIDPTIFGTLFERGLDPDKRSQLGAHYTDHHKIMLIVEPVVARPWRDDWQRVRGEIEGLLDAAERSKQKQTRTKKRDRAQALYSDFLERLRAFRVLDPACGSGNFLYLALQALKDIEHRATLDAEALGLQAELPGVGPHAVKGVEHNLYAAELARVTIWIGEIQWMLRHNYNVSRRPILKPLDTIECRDAVLNPDGSEPTWPEADVVIGNPPFLGGKRLRDYLGDAYVEGLFRRYRDRVPAEADLVTYWFAKAWDLVAAGTLRRAGLVATNSIRGGANRRVLQPIAGAGAIYEAWDDEPWVVEGAAVRVAIVCFAARDERHTPHLDGAPVDAIHADLSAGAVDVTQAARLPENANTAFMGDTKGGPFDISGDQAREWLEAPTNPNGRPNSDVVRPWMNGRDVADRPGDKWIVDFGTTMSEREASLYEAPFAYIQKHVLPVRQQNKRKAYRDYWWRHVEPRPGLRRSLQHLSRYIATPEVSKHRFFVWIDSSVLPDHKLQVIAQDNDVTFGILESRFHKRWALGLGSWHGVGNDSRYTIGTTFETFPFPPGLTPPDLPVDEAANPLARAIGEAARRLNQLRENWLNPPDLVRREPEVVPGYPDRLVPVSDKAAKELKKRTLTKLYNDRPQWLADAHADLDAAVAAAYGWPHDIPDEDALTRLMTLNRERAAPQVKRNA